ATCGCGCCGTTTGAGCGCTCCTCCTCGCCAATTACCGCGCATATTTTCGCGTTCAGGCGATCGGCGTTTTTAAGGTGCGCCGCTAACTTTTTTGGTTCGTATTCGACAAAGGTTTTGACCTTTTTGCGCAATGTAAGCGCATAGGAGAAAATATCGCCGATCGCCTCGTTAGCGATCGCGCCGATATAAACGCCCTCGCGCTCCTTTTGCGGCTCGCTAAGCAGATCGTATATTCTCTGAATGCCAAGCGCGAAACCGACGGCGCAGGTCGGTTTGCCGCCCAATCGTTCGACGAGCGTATCGTATCTGCCGCCGCCCGCGATCGCGTTTTGCGATCCGATCTCGGCGCTGATAAACTCAAACGCCGTTTTATTGTAGTAGTCAAGTCCGCGCACAAGTTTTTTATTATGCGAAAACAAAACCTCGTTTCGCGTCAAAATATCTTGCAAAGCGTTGAAATCGCCTTTGCATTCGCCGCATAAAAAATCGGCGATCAAAGGCGCGTCAAGATATATCTTTTGACAGGTTTCGCTTTTGCAATCTAGCGCTCTGATCGGATTTGTGTCTTTGCGCCTTTTGCAATCCTCGCACAGATCGTTTTGACGCTCGCTTAAAAACGCGCTTAATTCCTCCCGATAAGAGGGCATGCAGCGCTCGCAGCCAAGCGAGTTAATCTCCAAACTATATTTAACGCCGAGAGCGTCAAAAATATCGCGGGCAAGCAGGATAATAGCCGCGTCCTCATAGACGCTTTTTTCGCCAAAACTTTCGACCCCGAACTGATGAAACAGTCTTAATCTGCCCCTTTGCGGTCTTTCATAGCGAAACATAGGTCCGCGATAAAAAAATCTATTAACGCCGCCTATGCGATCTAGTTTTTTTTCAATAAACGCCCGAACGACCCCCGCCGTCCCCTCCGGACGCAAAGAGACATTCGCGCCGCCCTTATCGATAAACTCATACATCTCTTTGCCGACAATATCCGAACTCTCGCCCACCGATCGGCGAAAAAGCGACGTTTCCTCTAAAATCGGCGTGTCGATCGGATTAAACCCGTGTCGTTTTGCGATCGCGATCGCGGTATTTAATACGCGCTCGTGTTTTGGCGCGTCGTCAATAATATCTTTCATACCTCTAAGCGCCGTAATCATCAATTAACTCCTTGATGTTTTCCGCGATCTTCTCAATCGGCAATACCGCGTTGATCGGCACAAGAGTAACGCCTAGCAATTGCGCGGCGTCTTTGAAGCGCTCTTGAATGGCTAGTAATGTTTTTGCTCCCTGCTTTTCGATCTCGTCCGGTCTTTGCCGCGCTAGACGAGTTTGTAGCGTCTGTTCGTCGAGTTCAAGCAAAATCGCTAAATTAGGCGCGATCTGTTTTGTCGCCAAAAGATTTAAGGTTTTCGCGGTTTCCGTAGGCAGATCGTCCCAAGCGTATGCGACGCCTGAGATCAAACTGCGATCGGAGATAATTAGCTTATCGATATTTGGAGATAGAATATGCTCCGCGTGTTCGGCGCGATCGGCGAGAAATAAAAAGGCTCTGCCAAGAGCGCTCAACCTATCTTTTAAGGCGATCTGCCTGATCTTTTCGCCAACCTCCGTGCCGCCGGGTTCGCATGTGAATACCGCCTCTTTATATATCTTTTTTAGCTCTTCGATCTGCGTGGTTTTACCCGCGCAATCGATACCTTCGATCGCTACATACATATTTTGCTCGCTTTTTGCATAAACTCCGCTACGCTAGGAGGCACAAGATGATCGATTCGCCCCTCGTGGCGCAGGATCGATCGCACCGCCGACGCGCTGATAAAGGCGTATTTAAGCGTCGGCATAAGATAGATCGTCTCGATATTGGGATCAAGGCTTTCGTTAGCGTAACCCATCTGTAGCTCGTATTCAAAATCGCTTACGGCGCGAAGCCCGCGCACCAGCACGCGGACGTTCTGCTCTTTCGCGAAACGCACGAGAAGCGTCTCAAAGGGCAAAACCCGCGCGTTTTTTATATCGGCGAGCGCTAATTTGACCATAGAGACGCGATCGTCTAGCGAAAAAGTCGGTTTTTTATCCGCGCTTTTTGACACCGCGACAATCACTTCGTCAAACAGCGACGAGGCGCGGCGGACAATATCCAAATGCCCGTTAGTGATAGGATCAAACGACCCGGGGTAGATAGCGCGTTTTTCCAACTAAATTACCTTCAAAAATATAATAAAGGCGCGAGTATAACAAAACTCGTCAATAACGCCTGCGATCAGACTCTTGCGCCTAAAGCGGATAGTCGCTTTTATGGCGACGTTTGAGCGCTTAGTCGCGCGAACGTATAATTTCGCCTCTCTTTTTCAGAACTAGCGCGGCGATCGCGAAACCAGCGTCGATTCCGCCGCAAAGAGGCTCTTTAACCTCTGTTTTGCCAACGCGCGCGGACGGAGCGTTTGCTAAGGCGCGAGTTTATAGAACGAATCGCGAAAGGTCGGGCGCTGGCTTACGCGGCTTCAAGCGCAACCTAAAAAACGGCTAAACTTTCCGTTTGTCCGTATTTTATAACGATGTAGTCGTTCCCGCGCGATTTGGCTTCAGCCTTTGCGCAAGCGGAGTTCGTCTAACGGACGCAACGCGAGCGAAACCGATCGGTTTTTGAAATTGTGTTATAATAAAACAAAACATAAAACATTAAAACGAGCGAGATATGGGGCTGACGATTACCGAAAAAATATTTTCCGATCACAACGGCGAAACGGCGCGGGCGGGCGAAATTGTCCGCGTTAAAGTAGATATGACAATCTCCAACGATATTACCATGCCGCTTAGTATTCGCGCGTTCGAGCGAGCCGGCGCGAAACGTCTCGCCGACTCGAATAGATTCGCGCTGTGTATGGATCACTTTATTCCCGCGCAAAATATCAACGCCGCCAACCAAGCGCGAATCAGCCGCGATTTTGCGCTAAAGCATGACCTGCCCTATTTTTTCGACGAAAAAGATATGGGAATAGAACACGCGCTCCTGCCGGAAAAGGGGCTGATTTCGCCGGGCGATATTATTATCGGCTCGGACAGCCACACCTGCACGCACGGCGCTTTGGGCGCGTTTGCCACAGGCATGGGATCGACCGATCTCGCCTACGCGATGGCGACGGGGACAAACTGGTTCAAAGTCCCCGCCTCGATCAAAGTAGAGTTGCGCGGCAAACCCGCAAAACATATCTACGGCAAAGACCTTATTCTTGAAACAATCGCTACGCTGGGCATTAGCGGCGGCACGTATAAAGCGCTGGAGTTCGTCGGCGACGCGTTAGAACATCTGGGTATGGACGATCGCTTCAGCCTCTGCAATATGGCGGTCGAAGCGGGCGCCAAAAACGGGATTATCGCCTGCGATCGCGTCGCCGAAGCGTTCTTGAGCGACAAAAAACTCGCTAGAAAACCCAAGATTTTCGCTTCGGACGCGGACGCTTCTTACGAACGGACGATTACGATCGACGCGGATAAAATGGAGCCTATCGTCGCCTTTCCGTTTCTGCCCGACAATAAGCGCGTCATTAGCGAAGCGGCTAGAATAGGCGTTAAAATCGATCAAGCGTTTATCGGCAGTTGCACAAACGGGCGCATAAGCGATCTAAGAATCGCCGCGAGTATCCTTAAGGGACGCAAAGTAGCCAAACGCGCGCGGCTTATCATCACGCCCGCCACGCAAAAGATCGCCCTGCAGGCGCAAAAAGAGGGGCTTTACGAGATATTCGCCGAAGCGGGCGCGCTGGTTAGCAATCCCACCTGCGGCGCGTGTTTTGGCGGCTACATGGGCATTTTGGGCGATAAAGAGCGGTGTATTAGCTCCAACAACCGAAACTTTGTGGGCAGAATGGGCGCTAATACGAGCGAAATCTATCTGGCTAATCCCGCGGTCGTAGCGGCAAGCGCGATCGCGGGCGAAATAACCGATCCAAGGAGTTTTTCATGAGCGACAATGGATTTGATTTAACGCTTTTAGGAATGAAAATCTTGTTTGTGGAAGACGATCACGGCGTGCTTGACTCGATCGCCAAAATCCTTGGACGTTACGTGAGCGAGCTTTACGTGGCGACAAACGGCAAAGAAGGTCTGCATATCTATTCGCTCTATAAACCGGACATAGTGGTAACCGACATCAAAATGCCCATAATGGACGGACTTAAAATGGCGCGGGAGATTCGCAACTTAAACCCCGACGCGCCCATTATTATCGTTTCGGCGTTTAACGAATCGGAGTATGTGGCAGGCGCGGTCGATCTGGGCGTTTGCCAATATCTTTTCAAGCCGCTGGAGCTTGAACGGCTGCTTGACGCGCTAAGAAAATGCGCGCGCGACATTTTGTTGAGGCGCAAAATAGAGGAAAAAACGGCGGAGTTGAACGCCAATCTTAAAATTTTGGCGGGCTACAAAAAGGCAATCGACATCGGCGCAATCGTGTCGAAATCAGACGCGAACAATAGAATCATAGACGTAAACGACGCCTTTTGCGCCGCGTTTGGCTATAAGCGCGAAGAGCTGCTCGGCAAAAGCTACAAAGAGATTGGAGGCGCGCTACACAACGCGAAAATCGCTAAATCGATCAAAAAGGCAATCGAGGATAAAACGGTTTTCAAAGGCGTAGTTCAAAACAAAAACAAGAACGGCGATCTAATCTACTTCAACTTGACAATCGCGCCTATAGTTGACGTGAGCGGCAACGCGCTGGAGTATATCGACTTGCGTCAAGATATTACGTCGATCGTTATGCGGCGCTATATCGACGATCTAACCGGATTGCCAAACAGAAACGCCTTAGAGCGCGATCTGCCGGACGCTCCGCGACCCGGGCTGTTTCTTTTGGATCTAGACGACTTCAACGAAATTAACGACGTTTACGGATCGAGGATCGGCGATCTGGCTTTGATCGAGATAGCTAACACGCTGCGCGATCACCTCGCCGCCTTAAGCGCCAAGACGAGGCTATATAGAATTTCGGCGGACGAATACTGCGTGTTAGCTTACGATCAAAGCGAGTGCGGCGGCGTAAGAATTTTCGCCGAGTCGCTTTTGAACCGCCTAGAGAACGTCGTTTTTAATCTCGACGGGTTTGAGATTCTTATAAACGCGAAGGTGGGCTACTCCATATCGAAAGCCGACGCGTTCTCCAAAGCGGATATGGCGCTTAGAGTAGCCAAACGCAAGCACAGAAGCTCGGTTTGCGCCGAGGACATGACGGATATTAGGCGCGAATTCTCGCAAAATCTGGAGTGGATCGCCAAGCTAAAAAGCGCGATCGCGGAAGATCGCGTCATACCGTTTTTTCAGCCCGTCGTCGATTTGAGAACGGGCGCGATCGTTCAATACGAATGCTTGATGCGAATTATAGAAAACGATTCGGTTATAGAGCCGCCGACGTTTTTGGCGATCGCTAGAAGAACTAGACAGTATCGCAGATTATCGCAAATCGTTATCGAAAAATCGTGCGAATACTTTTCGGACAAATCGCAGGATTTCAGTTTTAACGTCAGCATAGACGATATGTGCGGTTTTGAATTTAAAAAGCGCCTAAAAGCGACAATCGAGAAAAACGGCGTGGCGCGACGGCTCGTGATAGAGTTGTCCCAAAAAGAGCGGCTTGACGATTACCCCGAAGCTATGGAGTTTATAAACGAGTTCAGGGCGTTAGGGTGCAAATTTACGCTTGACGATTACGGCGCCGGTTACGCGAGCGCGAAAAACCTTATCGCCTTCAAGCCTGATTTTATCAAACTCGACAGTTCAATCTCCGGACGCATCGACGCGGAACGCGAAAGTTTGATCTATTGCGAAACGATCGCCGAATTTGCGGAGAAGCTCGGCGTCAGAACGATAGCCAAGCACGCGCACAGCGAAATAATTGGAAAATTGGCGAACAGAGTGGGAATAGGCTACGCGCAAGGGTTTTTCTACTCCAAACCGACAAAGAAGATCGGTTCCGAGTGATTTTAGCGATCGAGTCAAGCTGCGACGACAGCGCGATCGCGTTAATAGACAGGCAAAACCTCAACGTCGTTTTTGAAGGCAAAACGTCGCAAAACGACGCGCATAAGCCATTTGGCGGCGTTGTTCCCGAACTCGCCGCAAGGCTTCACGCGGAAAATCTGCCCAAGCTCTTGGAGGGCGCAAAGCCTCATTTCCCTCAGGTCGAGGCGCTCGCGGTTACAAACGAACCCGGATTAACCGTCGCGCTCGCCGAAGGCGTTATAATGGCTCAAGCGCTCTCTCTGGCGTTAAACAAGCCGATTTTGCCAATCAACCATATCAAAGGGCATATATATTCGCTTTTTATAGGTAAAGCCGACGATTTTCCTCTAAGCGCGGTTATGGTCAGCGGCGGGCATACGCTTATAATCGAAGCCGAAGATTTTGCTCGCGTAAGTCAGGCGGCGATCAGCCTTGACGACGCGTTTGGCGAGGCTTTTGACAAAGTGGCGAAAGCGCTGAGTTTAACCTATCCAAACGGCGCGGCGTTAGAGATCGCGGCGCGAAGCGGCGACGAGAATCGCTTTGATTTTCCGCTGCCGCTTAAAAACGATCCGCGTTTGGCGTTTAGTTTTTCAGGGCTTAAAAACAGCGTAAGGTTAGCGATCGAGTCGCAAAAAGCGATCGACGGGCAAACAAAAGCCGATATAGCCGCCTCGTTTCAAAAAGCGGCTATCGCGCATCTTTTAGACAAAACGCGCCGCTATATGCAAAAAGCGCGTCCAAAAAAAATGGGGTTAATCGGCGGGGCGAGCGCCAATGCCGCGCTACGCGATCGTTTTGGCGCGCTATGCGGCGAATTTGATTGCGAGCCGCTGTTCGCGCCGATCGAGTATTGCGGCGATAACGCGGCGATGATAGCCAGAGCCGCTATCGACGCGTATGATCGCGGACTGTTTTGCGATCCGTCGGAGATTAAGATTCGATCGCGCGTTTTACTTAGCTACGCGAATTAAGCCTATTCGCTCTTTTGTTAAAATACGCCCAAGAAGGAGAAACCGTGCGCTTTTTATCGCTTTTTGTATGTTTCGCGCTTGGCGCGTGCGCCCAAACGGTCAACGCGATTTCCGCGATCGCCGAAGGCGAGCCCATCACGCTTTACGAGATTGACGAGTTTGCCAAAACAAAGAAAATATCGAAAGCCGAAGCGCTTGAGTATCTGATCGATTCGCGTTTGCGCGAGGCGAAAATTAAAGAGCTTGGAATAAGCGCGGACGAGGAGGAGATCGACGCTAGAATCGATCTTATAGCCAAGCGCAATAATCTTGACGCGCAGACGCTAAAAGAGGTTTTGATCCGTCGCGGCGCGGATTTTGACGGCTACCGCGACGAGATAAAGGAGACGATTATAAACGAGAAAATAGCCGCGCAGGTTATAGGCGGCTCGCTAATACCCGTTTCGCAAGAGGAGATCGAGCGCTACTACAACGCAAATCGAGAAAAATTCTCGCAACCTAGCGAAATCGTCGTTATACAATACGCCTCTAAAGACGAGCGCGCGCTTCGCGCCGCCGCGCAAAACCCAATGGCTGCCGATCCGGCGGTAACGACGGCGCGGCAGACGCTGAAATCAAGCGAGCTTAATCCTAGATTGCTTTCCGTGTTAATTCAAACGCCGATCGGTCGTTTTACGCCAATTTTTCCCGCCGCCGATCGTATGGTTACGCTTATGGTTAGAGAAAAGCGAGGAAGCGTTCCAATGCCGCTAGAGAGCGTCAAAGACGAGATTGGCGACGCGCTTCGCGCCGACTACGAAGCGCGATCGATCGACGATTACTTCGCCAAAGCCAGAGCCAAAGCGCATATTTCTATTATCCGCGAGCCAAAATAGTTGTTTAACCCTCGCGCGGCAAGGGCGTTTTACTAACGCGGCGGCGTTTAAGAAAAGATTTTTACGCCGCGTTAAAGCAAAATGCCCTCGCAAGCGCGCTTAGTATAAAATCAGGCGCGACAAAAGGATTGCGAATGTTTGGAATGGGGCTTGGCGAGCTTTTGCTCGTCGCCGTCGTAGCGATAATTTTTTTAGGACCCGAAAAATTGCCGAGCGCTATGGTTAAAACGGCTAAGTTTTTTCGCGCGCTTAAAAAACATTTGAGCGAAGCCAAAACAGCCTTCGATCAGGAGATAAATCTTAGCGAGCTTAAATCGGAAGCGCTGGAATATAAAGAAAAACTAACAAGCGAAGTTTCTAACGCGATCGATAAACCAAAAATAGACGAAACCTCCCGCGAGGTGCGCGATCTATTCGGCGATCTAACGACGAACGTCAAAAAAACCGAAAACGAGATAAAAAATGCTTGAGGACCTAAAGCCTCATATAGCGGAGTTGCGAAACCGCCTTATTAAGATAATCGCCGCGCTTTTAGTCGGTTTTTTTATATGCTTTTATTTTTGGGAGCCCATACTAGCGTGGATCAGCCAGCCGTTAAAAGAGGCGCTTAACGAAAACGGCGAAGTGATCGCCTATCGAATGGGCGAACAATTTTTTACGGCGGTTCTCGTAAGTTTTTTCGCGGCGCTTCTGTTCTGTCTGCCGATCGTGTTTTATCAGATTTGGGCGTTTGTCGCGCCCGGACTTTACGACAACGAAAAACGTTTTGCCGCTCCGTTTGTGATCTGCGCCACGGTTATGTTTCTTCTTGGAGCGGCTTTTGCCTACTATATCGTTTTTCCTTACGGTTTTCACTATCTTGTCAATTTTGGCGAAAGCATTGTCGTTTCCAAAATCAGCATAGGCGAATATCTTGGCTTTTTTCTTAGGCTTATCTTTGGTTTTGGGCTTTCTTTTGAGCTTCCCGTCGTCTGCTTTTTCTTAGCCAAAATCGGACTTATAGACGACGCGTCTTTAAGAGGGTTTTTTCGTTACGCGATCATAATCATCTTTATTATCGCCGCCATCTTAACTCCGCCGGACGTATTAACGCAATTTTTGATGGCGGTTCCTATGATTTTGTTATATGCGGTTTCGATTTTTATCGTAAGAGCGGTTAATCCCGCGCCTAAAAAAGAGCAAAACTGAGCTTTCTGTTAGCCGATTACGACTACGATTTGCCCGAACATATGATCGCGCAAACGCCGATCGAGCCGCGTTCAAACGCGAAACTGCTAGTTTATGATCGCAAAGGCGATCGCGTCGCTCATACTATCGCGGCGAATCTATGCGATTTTATTTCGCCAAACCACGCGGTTATCTTTAATAACAGTCGAGTGTTTAAGGCTAGGCTTTTGGGTAAAAAACAAAGCGGAGGCAAGATCGAGGCGTTAATAACAAAGGGTAGCCAAGAGGGGGTATGGGCGCTAATCAAAGGCAAAGTAAGCGCCGCGACGCGGTTAATTTTTGACGGCGATTTGAGCGCCGAAGTTTTACGCGCGCAGAGCAACGGGGATCGACTTTTGAGATTTTACGAGGCGAACGAGGCGATAGGCTTTTCAAGACTTATAGAGATAATCGAGCAGATCGGCAAAACTCCCCTGCCGCCATATATCAAACGCGCCGCTAACGATCGCGACGCGACGAGGTATCAGAGTTGTTTCGCGAAAGTTTTAGGCAGCGTCGCCGCGCCCACCGCCTCTTTGCATTTCGATCCGCCTCTTTTAGAGCGCGTCAGATCGCGGCACAGGTGGGCTGAAATTACGCTCCACATAGGGCTTGGCACTTTCAAAGGCGTTGAAACGGACGATATACGCAATCACGTAATGCACCGCGAATGTTACGCGATTACTCCCGCCGCGCGAGAGATAATCGATTCCGACGCGCCAATTCTCGCGATCGGCACAACCGCCGCGCGGACGATCGAGTATTATGTAAGAACTAGGAAAATCGGCGGCGAATGCGATCTGTTTTTATATCCCGATAATCCTCCGCGCCGAACTAACGCGCTACTAACCAACTTCCATCTGCCTAAATCGACGCTATTTATGCTTGTCTGTTCGCTTATCGGCGTTGGAAAAGCAAAAGAGTTATACGCAATCGCAATCAAAAACGACTATCGCTTCTATAGCTACGGCGACGCTATGCTAATTTTATGATATTATGCGAAAAAGCTATAAAATCGGCGCGGCGCTATCGATTAACCAGATTGCTTAAAGTTTTCTTGGCTATGAATTGTGCTTGCGAGCTGACCGCAAGCGGCGTTTATGCGTTTGCCGCGCGAATCTCTTACGGTCGCCTCCAAACCGCTGTTTTGCAAACTATCCTTGAAACGCAAAAGCCGCTTCTTATCAATAGGCGCTATAGCGCCGCTCGTTTGGTTATACTCTAATAAATTGATCATCGCGTTTTCGCCGCTAAACCATTCGGACAATCTCTTTATGTCCGAAGCGTTATCGTTTATCCCGCGCAATAGCAGATAAGCTACAACCAGCTTCCTATTATGCCGTTTTGAATACGACAGAGCGGCTTTAACCGTCTCGTTTATATCCTCGTTGCGCATGCCTGGCATAAGATAATCCCTAACCTTTTGCGTCGTGGCGTGCAAAGATAGTATCAACTGAATTTTTATGTGTTCCTCTCGTATTTTCTTTAACTGTTTTATCGCCCCCGCCGTTGAAATACTAATACCGTCGGTGGGGAAATCAAGCCCGTTTCTATCCCTTAAAATATGAATTGCTTTTATCAGCGCGTCGTAGTTAAATAGCGGCTCGCCTATGCCCATAAATACGATTCTATTTACGCGCTCTTTTAAGCAGATAATCTGCTGAACGATCTCGCCCGCGCTCAGGTTTCTTATTAAGCCGTTTTTGCCCGATTCGCAAAATATACATCTTACGGGGCAGCCAACTTGAACGCTTACGCACGCGCTAACGCCCGTTCTGCGTTGAATGCAGACGCTTTCAATATACCTACTATCAAAAAGCTCAAAGACGTATTTCTTTGTCCGCGCGTCTTTGATCGCATTCTTTATCCATATAGAGCGGGCTTTTATAGCGGAGGCGTTTTTGTATAGACGCGAATATAGCGATTTGGCGTCGTTTTCGCCGACGCGCGCGCTAATTTCGTCGTAGGTAAAACTAAAGGGATCGCTAACAATATCCGCGATCGAGATTTGATCGCCATGAACGTTTTTCATAATTGACCTTCGGAGCTGTAAAACGCCTTCCTCGCATGCGAAGCCCCAATTCGAGATTTACGAGAAAAGTCGTTAAAAATCAACTATAAAAAAAACTTCATGCCTCCATTGTAACCGCTACTTGCTTAGGGTCGGCTATAGGATATGCAAGATCGCCTTATGCGATCGCAGGGAGTCAAAAAAGGCGAGCCGCTCGTTTTCATCTAAGACGATAACGCTCAGCTTCATACTGACAAAGCCGCCCTTCGAGCTTTTACGCGACGGGGCGAGCGTATGTTTTTTGCCGTTAAGCGCGTTTAACGTCGCTTCGCAAATAGCGTTTTCGTCGCGCCCGATCAAATGATAGCTCCACTCGCAGGGATAGGTTATTTTTGGTTTTTGGTTTAGATCGTAGCCGCTATTTTTATTTTTGCCGTTCACTTTGCCGCCCTTGATCGCCTAAGCGCGTCGGCGCTTTTGCTTTCGAGTTTTAAGTCGGATATAACCGTCGTTTTATCGTTCGCTTTCAGTATATCGCGCGCGATCAAAACTCCAACGCCCGTTTGAGCGTTTAGTTTAACCGTTTTCGCGCGCCCGTTAATAGCCGTATCCAACGGATTTAAGCGATCTTGGCGTTTCTCGCGGCGGTTACGCAAGGCGGTTTTGCCTCTACGCTACGAGCGCCTGCGCGGCGCGATAGAGCGTTAAAGCGCCCATAACTATCACAAAAACCGCCGCGATTTTCGCCGTCCAAGCGCGAAACTTAAGGTTTACCAAAACGCCCGCGAACAACCCGATCGCAAACAGCGACGGCGCGCTCGCCAAACCAAAAGCCGCCATAGCGCCCGCCGTTTTAATAGCGCTCGAAGCGTTAAGCGCCATAGCTATCGCCGCGTAAACCATACCGCATGGAATTAATCCGTTAAGAACGCCGATCAGATAAAAACTTGCCATATTTGTCGAGGAGATCAGCGCGCCGAAGGTTCGTCTGTATAGCGCCGAGCGTATCAGCGCGCCGTTTTCAAAAAACGCGAGCAAACGCGATCCAAAGAACAGCGCCAAGCCGATCGCGATCAAAACCGCGCCCAAAAATAGGGAAAAGATCGCTTTCGCGCTTGGCGAGGGCGTTAACAGCGAACCAAGCAACCCAAAAAACAAGCCGAGCAGAGCATACGAGCTAGTCCGCCCTAGCGCGTAAAACAGATGGGAGGCAATCTGCCTAAGTTTGCTAGCGCCGTTTAGTTTCGCGCCCGCGTAAGCGACGACAATCGGCGCGCACATGCCGATACAGTGTCCAAACGAAGCGGCAAGCCCAAGCGCGATAACGCCCCAAAGCGAGAAATCC
The sequence above is drawn from the Helicobacteraceae bacterium genome and encodes:
- the hisS gene encoding histidine--tRNA ligase yields the protein MITALRGMKDIIDDAPKHERVLNTAIAIAKRHGFNPIDTPILEETSLFRRSVGESSDIVGKEMYEFIDKGGANVSLRPEGTAGVVRAFIEKKLDRIGGVNRFFYRGPMFRYERPQRGRLRLFHQFGVESFGEKSVYEDAAIILLARDIFDALGVKYSLEINSLGCERCMPSYREELSAFLSERQNDLCEDCKRRKDTNPIRALDCKSETCQKIYLDAPLIADFLCGECKGDFNALQDILTRNEVLFSHNKKLVRGLDYYNKTAFEFISAEIGSQNAIAGGGRYDTLVERLGGKPTCAVGFALGIQRIYDLLSEPQKEREGVYIGAIANEAIGDIFSYALTLRKKVKTFVEYEPKKLAAHLKNADRLNAKICAVIGEEERSNGAIWIKNLADGAESKPNLDRWLQSDPR
- the tmk gene encoding dTMP kinase — translated: MYVAIEGIDCAGKTTQIEELKKIYKEAVFTCEPGGTEVGEKIRQIALKDRLSALGRAFLFLADRAEHAEHILSPNIDKLIISDRSLISGVAYAWDDLPTETAKTLNLLATKQIAPNLAILLELDEQTLQTRLARQRPDEIEKQGAKTLLAIQERFKDAAQLLGVTLVPINAVLPIEKIAENIKELIDDYGA
- the coaD gene encoding pantetheine-phosphate adenylyltransferase: MEKRAIYPGSFDPITNGHLDIVRRASSLFDEVIVAVSKSADKKPTFSLDDRVSMVKLALADIKNARVLPFETLLVRFAKEQNVRVLVRGLRAVSDFEYELQMGYANESLDPNIETIYLMPTLKYAFISASAVRSILRHEGRIDHLVPPSVAEFMQKASKICM
- a CDS encoding 3-isopropylmalate dehydratase large subunit encodes the protein MGLTITEKIFSDHNGETARAGEIVRVKVDMTISNDITMPLSIRAFERAGAKRLADSNRFALCMDHFIPAQNINAANQARISRDFALKHDLPYFFDEKDMGIEHALLPEKGLISPGDIIIGSDSHTCTHGALGAFATGMGSTDLAYAMATGTNWFKVPASIKVELRGKPAKHIYGKDLILETIATLGISGGTYKALEFVGDALEHLGMDDRFSLCNMAVEAGAKNGIIACDRVAEAFLSDKKLARKPKIFASDADASYERTITIDADKMEPIVAFPFLPDNKRVISEAARIGVKIDQAFIGSCTNGRISDLRIAASILKGRKVAKRARLIITPATQKIALQAQKEGLYEIFAEAGALVSNPTCGACFGGYMGILGDKERCISSNNRNFVGRMGANTSEIYLANPAVVAASAIAGEITDPRSFS
- a CDS encoding EAL domain-containing protein, yielding MSDNGFDLTLLGMKILFVEDDHGVLDSIAKILGRYVSELYVATNGKEGLHIYSLYKPDIVVTDIKMPIMDGLKMAREIRNLNPDAPIIIVSAFNESEYVAGAVDLGVCQYLFKPLELERLLDALRKCARDILLRRKIEEKTAELNANLKILAGYKKAIDIGAIVSKSDANNRIIDVNDAFCAAFGYKREELLGKSYKEIGGALHNAKIAKSIKKAIEDKTVFKGVVQNKNKNGDLIYFNLTIAPIVDVSGNALEYIDLRQDITSIVMRRYIDDLTGLPNRNALERDLPDAPRPGLFLLDLDDFNEINDVYGSRIGDLALIEIANTLRDHLAALSAKTRLYRISADEYCVLAYDQSECGGVRIFAESLLNRLENVVFNLDGFEILINAKVGYSISKADAFSKADMALRVAKRKHRSSVCAEDMTDIRREFSQNLEWIAKLKSAIAEDRVIPFFQPVVDLRTGAIVQYECLMRIIENDSVIEPPTFLAIARRTRQYRRLSQIVIEKSCEYFSDKSQDFSFNVSIDDMCGFEFKKRLKATIEKNGVARRLVIELSQKERLDDYPEAMEFINEFRALGCKFTLDDYGAGYASAKNLIAFKPDFIKLDSSISGRIDAERESLIYCETIAEFAEKLGVRTIAKHAHSEIIGKLANRVGIGYAQGFFYSKPTKKIGSE
- the tsaD gene encoding tRNA (adenosine(37)-N6)-threonylcarbamoyltransferase complex transferase subunit TsaD, encoding MILAIESSCDDSAIALIDRQNLNVVFEGKTSQNDAHKPFGGVVPELAARLHAENLPKLLEGAKPHFPQVEALAVTNEPGLTVALAEGVIMAQALSLALNKPILPINHIKGHIYSLFIGKADDFPLSAVMVSGGHTLIIEAEDFARVSQAAISLDDAFGEAFDKVAKALSLTYPNGAALEIAARSGDENRFDFPLPLKNDPRLAFSFSGLKNSVRLAIESQKAIDGQTKADIAASFQKAAIAHLLDKTRRYMQKARPKKMGLIGGASANAALRDRFGALCGEFDCEPLFAPIEYCGDNAAMIARAAIDAYDRGLFCDPSEIKIRSRVLLSYAN
- a CDS encoding peptidyl-prolyl cis-trans isomerase encodes the protein MRFLSLFVCFALGACAQTVNAISAIAEGEPITLYEIDEFAKTKKISKAEALEYLIDSRLREAKIKELGISADEEEIDARIDLIAKRNNLDAQTLKEVLIRRGADFDGYRDEIKETIINEKIAAQVIGGSLIPVSQEEIERYYNANREKFSQPSEIVVIQYASKDERALRAAAQNPMAADPAVTTARQTLKSSELNPRLLSVLIQTPIGRFTPIFPAADRMVTLMVREKRGSVPMPLESVKDEIGDALRADYEARSIDDYFAKARAKAHISIIREPK
- the tatB gene encoding Sec-independent protein translocase protein TatB, coding for MFGMGLGELLLVAVVAIIFLGPEKLPSAMVKTAKFFRALKKHLSEAKTAFDQEINLSELKSEALEYKEKLTSEVSNAIDKPKIDETSREVRDLFGDLTTNVKKTENEIKNA
- the tatC gene encoding twin-arginine translocase subunit TatC, encoding MLEDLKPHIAELRNRLIKIIAALLVGFFICFYFWEPILAWISQPLKEALNENGEVIAYRMGEQFFTAVLVSFFAALLFCLPIVFYQIWAFVAPGLYDNEKRFAAPFVICATVMFLLGAAFAYYIVFPYGFHYLVNFGESIVVSKISIGEYLGFFLRLIFGFGLSFELPVVCFFLAKIGLIDDASLRGFFRYAIIIIFIIAAILTPPDVLTQFLMAVPMILLYAVSIFIVRAVNPAPKKEQN